A window of the Sabethes cyaneus chromosome 1, idSabCyanKW18_F2, whole genome shotgun sequence genome harbors these coding sequences:
- the LOC128732734 gene encoding fork head domain-containing protein FD4-like yields the protein MPRPSRDSYGDQKPPYSYISLTAMAIWSSPEKMLPLSDIYKFITDRFPYYRKNTQRWQNSLRHNLSFNDCFIKVPRRPDRPGKGAYWALHPQAFDMFENGSLLRRRKRFKLHKNDKDILNEELAALANINRIFLAQNSSAETYCPTMVDPIHQPMLHSPIESLSPASAPAAISPIAMSETLTPLRPKRPFTIESLMTPDGRSTPIHQAANKTPKSSTDKLNLLDDSPRIPGLHQTLPPATTLPGVHIPPFLPYPHPILNAYDLPIHPLLMMAPLGAIPPHYFHHSSYHNLTLPPGAGGGGGGRAAGDAGTGSAGDAAGPTDLSRLGHALRTV from the coding sequence ATGCCTCGACCGTCTCGGGATAGTTACGGTGATCAGAAACCGCCGTACTCGTATATTTCACTAACCGCTATGGCCATCTGGAGTTCTCCGGAAAAAATGCTCCCGTTGAGTGATATCTATAAATTCATAACGGATAGATTTCCGTACTATCGGAAGAATACTCAACGCTGGCAAAACTCTTTACGACATAATCTTAGTTTCAACGACTGCTTCATCAAAGTGCCAAGACGACCTGATCGGCCGGGTAAGGGTGCGTACTGGGCGCTACATCCGCAAGCGTTCGACATGTTCGAAAATGGAAGTTTGCTCCGACGGAGAAAACGTTTTAAGCTGCACAAAAATGACAAGGATATTCTTAACGAAGAACTTGCCGCTCTGGCCAACATCAACCGGATATTTCTagctcaaaactctagtgcggaAACGTATTGCCCAACGATGGTAGATCCAATCCACCAGCCAATGCTCCATTCTCCCATAGAGTCACTATCCCCTGCATCCGCACCGGCTGCAATTTCGCCAATAGCCATGTCGGAAACATTGACGCCGTTGCGACCAAAGCGACCTTTTACAATCGAAAGTCTCATGACTCCAGACGGCCGATCCACTCCGATACATCAAGCTGCGAATAAAACACCTAAATCGTCAACTGACAAGCTCAATCTTTTGGACGATAGCCCCAGGATTCCCGGATTGCATCAAACGCTTCCGCCGGCAACGACACTACCTGGCGTTCATATACCACCGTTTCTACCGTACCCGCATCCTATTCTAAACGCCTACGACCTGCCAATTCATCCATTGCTCATGATGGCCCCCCTTGGGGCGATTCCACCGCACTACTTTCATCACAGCTCGTACCACAATTTAACATTGCCACCCGGAGCCGGTGGAGGCGGCGGCGGACGAGCAGCGGGGGACGCCGGGACCGGTTCCGCTGGTGACGCTGCCGGTCCAACCGACCTGAGCAGGCTGGGACACGCGCTGCGTACCGTGTGA